The following proteins are encoded in a genomic region of Zea mays cultivar B73 chromosome 9, Zm-B73-REFERENCE-NAM-5.0, whole genome shotgun sequence:
- the LOC103639748 gene encoding protein MAINTENANCE OF MERISTEMS-like, translated as MAQFHLLDPHYDEHHRGRLTAEGEVLPVLRVRTHDRFLEEMRYDERYAPLLQRAGLDVLSYQVRRGLPTFNPAALTALVDRWRPETHTFHLPCGEMTVTLEDCQKILGLSIMGRPVIGQASPGGWRQRVEAFLGRLLPDELRGSHNTGVPLTWLRQSFGQCPPGADEQTVGYHCRA; from the exons ATGGCGCAGTTCCACTTGCTGGACCCTCACTACGACGAGCACCACAGGGGCCGTCTCACCGCAGAGGGAGAG GTGTTGCCCGTTCTGCGGGTCCGGACCCACGACCGGTTTCTGGAGGAGATGAGGTACGATGAGAGGTACGCTCCTCTCCTACAGAGGGCTGGCTTGGACGTCTTATCGTACCAGGTCCGCCGTGGGCTGCCCACTTTCAACCCAGCGGCGTTGACGGCTCTGGTCGACAG GTGGCGGCCAGAGACTCACACTTTCCACCTTCCCTGCGGTGAGATGACCGTGACACTTGAAGATTGCCAGAAGATTCTTGGTCTCAGCATTATGGGTCGTCCAGTGATCGGTCAGGCATCACCAGGCGGTTGGAGGCAGAGGGTGGAGGCCTTTCTTGGGAGACTGCTTCCGGATGAGCTACGAGGTAGCCACAACACCGGAGTCCCACTGACCTGGCTTAGGCAGAGCTTTGGGCAGTGTCCACCTGGTGCAGATGAGCAGACGGTTGGAtaccattgtcgagcttag